One segment of Panicum virgatum strain AP13 chromosome 1K, P.virgatum_v5, whole genome shotgun sequence DNA contains the following:
- the LOC120655268 gene encoding BAG-associated GRAM protein 1-like → MVPSPRNPLWGEEFNFLVYQLPVEVTANSSFLTDAFEISKCSVLSEDETGASWYELDSKFGQICLRLRSTKAFPDSDSSFEEFTGAESPRKMILKKQRREMMEGIGPLQTIYKLPHDEIVHQCYSCALERCLLYHGRMYISQWHLCFHSNVFSKQLNVIIPLQDIDEIKRSQHSLINPAITIFLNAGAGGHGTPRSCSQNGRVRYTFASFWSRNRTFRALETTLHSYEATLEAEKQVRAHVLLQKESNSILGSKTDSTKTPQKNIEKSTLQPFINERVLADVTSKFFPGTPEKFFSTILGDNSMFFQQYRDARKDTDLKLSKWCASEEYGGRVREVTFRSQCHSPLCPPDTAVTEWQHASFSKDKRNLIYETKHQAHDVPFGSYFEIHCRWSLRTTSSSTCQVNIKIGVNMKKWCILQSRIKSGATDEVRNTTLDMVS, encoded by the exons ATGGTGCCCAGCCCGAGAAACCCTCTGTGGGGAGAGGAGTTCAACTTCCTGGTCTATCAACTCCCTGTAGAGGTAACAGCAAACAGCAGCTTCCTCACTGATGCATTTGAAATTTCAAAGTGCT CTGTTCTCAGTGAAGACGAAACTGGGGCTAGTTGGTATGAACTGGACAGCAAATTTGGTCAG ATCTGCTTGCGTCTTCGTTCAACAAAAGCATTCCCAGATTCTGATAG CTCCTTTGAAGAATTTACTGGAGCTGAGTCCCCAAGAAAGATGATACTGAAGAAGCAACGCCGAGAGATGATGGAAGGCATTGGTCCTCTACAAACCATATATAAACTTCCTCATGATGAA ATTGTTCACCAATGTTACTCCTGTGCTCTGGAGAGGTGTCTCTTGTACCATGGCCGTATGTACATCTCCCAATGGCATCTGTGCTTCCACTCTAACGTATTCTCCAAACAATTGAAT GTGATTATTCCATTACAAGACATAGACGAG ATAAAAAGAAGCCAGCATTCTCTTATCAACCCAGCCATTACTATTTTTCTTAATGCTGGTGCAGGTGGACATGGAACACCTCGTTCATGCAGTCAAAATG GAAGGGTTAGGTACACCTTCGCATCATTCTGGAGTAGAAACCGTACATTTAGAGCACTAGAGACCACATTACATAGTTATGAAGCAACATTGGAAGCTGAAAAACAG GTGAGAGCACATGTACTTCTACAAAAAGAAAGTAACAGCATACTCGGTAGCAAGACAGACAGCACAAAGACACCACAAAAAAACATTGAAAAGTCAACATTGCAGCCTTTCATCAACGAACGTGTTCTTGCAGATGTAACCAGT AAGTTCTTCCCTGGTACACCGGAGAAGTTTTTCAGTACAATATTGGGTGACAATTCAATGTTTTTCCAGCAATACCGAGATGCAAGAAAAGATACAGACTTGAAG TTGAGCAAGTGGTGTGCCTCAGAAGAGTACGGTGGGAGGGTTCGTGAAGTAACTTTCAGGTCACAATGCCACAGTCCTTTGTGTCCTCCAGACACTGCGGTGACAGAATGGCAGCATGCTTCTTTCTCAAAGGATAAGAGAAACTTG ATATATGAGACAAAGCACCAGGCACATGATGTTCCTTTTGGTTCTTACTTTGAG ATCCACTGCAGGTGGTCACTAAGAACAACCTCCAGTTCAACATGTCAAGTAAATATAAAGATCG GGGTAAACATGAAGAAATGGTGCATATTACAGTCCAGAATAAAATCTGGTGCAACTGATGAGGTACGCAACACCACCCTTGATATGGTCTCCTAG
- the LOC120655276 gene encoding uncharacterized protein LOC120655276 gives MGQCLSWALGLLLPSLWEAEVAISATALLIAALVLFLLTSDQHAAKPTAGGGRSSSPASSSSSRPSAAAAARHRDAGRCGRSGARGKAASEISCAPGAGGYVVKVTAATSLSDHSIAETPPIILIPIPLATLIDLELLSAKYLIGANLDGGSDPFAVISCGEQKRFRFVAPSIFCIIG, from the exons ATGGGGCAGTGCCTGTCGTGGGCGCTGGGCCTCCTCCTGCCGTCGCTGTGGGAGGCCGAGGTCGCCATCTCCGCCACGGCGCTGCTCATCGCCGCGctcgtcctcttcctcctcacgtCGGACCAGCACGCCGCCAAgcccacggccggcggcggcagaagCAGCTCgccagcctcctcctcctcatcgcgTCCCTCTGCGGCCGCAGCAGCCCGCCACCGTGACGCCGGGCGGTGCGGCCGGAGCGGCGCCAGGGGCAAAGCGGCCTCCGAAATCTCTTGCGCTCCGGGCGCCGGCGGCTACGTAGTCAAGGTAACTGCCGCTACGAGCTTATCGGACCACAGCATTGCAGAGACACCACCCATCATCTTGATCCCAATCCCATTGGCAACTCTGATCGAT CTGGAGCTGCTCTCTGCCAAGTACCTGATCGGCGCCAACTTGGACGGCGGCTCCGATCCATTCGCTGTCATCTCCTGCGGCGAGCAGAAGCGCTTCAGGTTCGTGGCTCCCTCCATCTTCTGCATCATCGGCTGA
- the LOC120707909 gene encoding probable protein phosphatase 2C 21: protein MGASNSRDIRTDGGENVRIKYAAASMQGFGPKMEDAYTVAPDLDHTTSFFGVYDGHRGAEVALLCARLFHIELQVHPDYQSNLNNAIRSVFSRMDQVLRQSNEWRELVSPTNSRNWIEHVFCPIVNPWYCIEETPYKPPQSTGSTACVAVTRGNQVIVGNVGDSLCVASRNGQAILLSTGHKPYHQNERQRIQRAGGYLDIDNNVVIEGGQLGGFSFIEGKLTTSRAIGDFVFKKNKNLPPEEQMVICSPDIHAMEITNDIEFLVMASRGLWLSMAYQDVVDFVREQLESGETDLNIICGRLMHRALPTIIDTTVILIQLKHGAPDDAEIEEADDDEEVEEDIESNTSDDNEIKSAASDEQQPFAPNG, encoded by the exons ATGGGTGCTTCTAACAGCCGGGATATTAGAACTGATGGAGGAGAAAATGTCAGAATCAAGTATGCAGCAGCATCTATGCAGGGTTTTGGTCCAAAAATGGAAGATGCC TACACAGTTGCCCCAGATCTAGATCATACCACATCTTTCTTTGGTGTTTATGATGGCCATAGAG GAGCTGAAGTAGCTTTGCTTTGTGCGCGACTGTTTCATATTGAGCTTCAGGTCCATCCAGACTATCAGAGCAATCTAAATAATGCAATCAGGAGTGTGTTTTCCAG AATGGATCAGGTGTTGCGACAATCAAATGAATGGAGAGAATTAGTTAGTCCAACAAATAGTAGGAATTGGATAGAGCATGTCTTCTGTCCTATTGTCAACCCTTGGTACTGCATAGAG GAAACTCCTTATAAACCACCTCAAAGTACAGGAAGCACAGCATGTGTAGCTGTCACTAGAGGCAACCAGGTCATTGTTGGAAATGTTGGAGATTCTCTTTGTGTAGCCTCAAGGAATGGCCAG GCAATTCTATTATCCACTGGCCACAAACCATACCATCAGAATGAAAGACAGAGAATTCAAAGAGCAGGAGGATATTTAGACATCGATAATAATGTTGTGATAGAAGGAGGACAACTGGGCGGCTTCAGTTTTATAGAAGGAAAGTTAACCACCTCCAGAGCGATTG GTGATTTTGTattcaagaagaacaaaaatTTGCCTCCTGAAGAACAAATGGTGATATGCAGTCCAGATATTCACGCT ATGGAGATAACCAATGATATCGAGTTTCTTGTCATGGCAAGTCGTGGTCTATG GTTATCTATGGCATATCAGGATGTGGTTGATTTTGTACGCGAGCAGTTAGAATCC GGGGAGACTGACCTGAACATCATCTGCGGGAGGCTCATGCACCGCGCCCTGCCGACAATTATCGACACGACTGTCATTCTTATCCAGCTCAAGCACGGTGCCCCCGATGATGCCGAGATCGAGGAGGCCGACGATGACGAGGAGGTCGAGGAGGACATCGAGTCTAATACCAGTGATGACAACGAGATCAAGTCTGCAGCCAGCGACGAGCAGCAGCCCTTCGCTCCGAACGGCTAG
- the LOC120655284 gene encoding salutaridine reductase-like encodes MTTIEQCRTRAVNNAGVSFNEINSNSVQHAETVLRTNFYGAKMLTEALLPLFRRAPTTSRILNISSQLGLLNKLKDPSLRRMLLDEAALTERDIEAMVSRFLAEVRDGTWRGRGWPEVWTDYAVSKLALNAYSRLLAARLAGERVSVNCFCPGFTRTDMTRGIGKRTAEEAGLVAAGLALLPPRDMPTGKFFRWRTPQLYSKL; translated from the exons ATGACGACGATCGAACAGTGCAGGACAAGAGCT GTGAACAACGCGGGGGTGTCGTTCAACGAGATCAACAGCAACTCGGTGCAGCACGCGGAGACGGTGCTCCGGACCAACTTCTACGGGGCCAAGATGCTCACCGAGGCGCTCCTGCCGCTGTTCCGCCGGGCACCCACCACCAGCCGCATCCTTAACATCAGCTCCCAGCTCGGCCTCCTCAAC AAGCTCAAGGACCCGTCGCTGCGGCGCATGCTCCTGGACGAGGCGGCGCTGACGGAGCGCGACATCGAGGCCATGGTGTCGCGGTTCCTGGCGGAGGTCCGGGACGGCACTTGGCGTGGGCGCGGGTGGCCGGAGGTGTGGACGGACTACGCGGTGTCCAAGCTGGCGCTCAACGCCTACTCCCGCCTGCTGGCGGCGCGCCTGGCCGGGGAGCGGGTGAGCGTCAACTGCTTCTGCCCCGGGTTCACGCGCACGGACATGACCCGGGGCATCGGCAAGCGCACCGCCGAGGAGGCCGGCCTTGTCGCCGCGGGGCTCGCTCTGCTGCCGCCCCGCGACATGCCCACGGGCAAGTTCTTCAGGTGGCGCACGCCGCAGCTTTACTCCAAGCTGTGA